CATGCAGGGCCGGGAGGTCTTCAAAAACGCGGTCCGGGCCATGGAATCCGTGGCCTTTGAGGCCCTCAGGGCCAACGGCCTTTCCCCCTCGGATATCGCCCTCCTCATTCCCCACCAGGCCAACATCCGCATCATTGAGTACCTGCGCGAGCGTTTGGAGCTCCCCGAAGAACGGGTCTTCGTAAACATCCACAAGTACGGCAACACCTCCGCCGCCAGTATCCCCATCGCCCTGGACGAAGCCCTGGAGGAAGGACGCCTTAAGGAGGGGGATCTGGTCCTCATGGTCTCCTTCGGCGGGGGCTTTACCTGGGCGGCCGTGGTCCTGAGGTGGTAAGTCTTTGGATTTCTTCTTCGGTAAGCTCCCGATATTCTCCGGGACGGAGATTCCCTAGCGCAAGCGGCCCAAAGCGCATCCGGAGGAGGTGCTTTACCTTTAGTCCCACCGCAGAAAGGAGCCTCTTGACCTCGTGATATCGCCCCTCGGTAAGGGTAATCTCCAGGAGGGCCTCCCCTTTTCCCCTTTCGAGAATACGCACCTCGGCCGGCCGAAAGCGCTCCCCGGCGATTTCCATTCCCCGGCGCAGAGGCTCCAGGGCCTTCTCGGAGACCTCCCCTGAGACCCGCACCCGATAGACCCGGGGCACGGCATATTTGGGATGGAGCAGGCGATGGGCCAACTCCCCGTCATCGGTCACCAGGAGAAGTCCCTCGGCGTCGCGGTCAAGGCGCCCTACGGGAAAGAGCCGCTCGTGCCGGGGGATCTCCCGGAAAAATTCCATGACCGTAGGAAGCTTGTCGGCAGTGGAAGTGACGTAACCGGCAGGCTTGTAAAAAAGAAAGTAGCGCTTCCTGGCCGGAGGGGAGACCGGCTTTCCGTCTACCCGGACCTCCTCACCGGGCCCTACCTGATAGGCCGGATCCCGCACCAGCCGGCCGTTTACCGTTACATGCCTTTTGAGGATGAGCCTTTTGGTCTCCCGGCGGGTACCGTAGCCGGCCTCGGCCAGATACCGGTCAAGCCGCATGGCTAAAAGATTATCCCGGCCGCGGCCACGGAGACCAGGGAGCCCGGGCCAAAGGGCACGGCCTCCTGGTGGTAGATCTCCCCTTGCCGGGGGGCTCCCTCAAGGAAGCGGGCCAAAAAGGTGAGACAGGAAAGGCCGCAGATCTTAAAGGGAAGGCTGGCCCGGGCCTCGGCGAGAAAACGGCCATAGTCTCCGGAAAAGAGGGCCTCAAGCAGGGCCCGGTCCCGAGCCACGGCCTGGAGACCCTCGGCCGGGCCTGCAGGCTGGGGGTCCCCGTAGCGCAGACCCAGATGGGCAAAGTCTATCCCCAAGACGAGATAGGTGTTCTCGTCCCAGAGGGCGCGCAACCCCTCAAGGAGGGCCTGATATCGGGGCTCGGCCTCAAAGGGATCGAGCCCGGAGGCCAGATAAGGCTCCACCGGGCCGAAAAGAAAGGGCACCACCGGCACCTCTCCAAAGAGGTACCTTAAAAAGAGGACCTGAAATTCCAGAGAATGTTCGTTGCGGTGGGCGAACTCATCGGGGAAAAGCTCCGGCACCCTCCGGGCCAGGGCCTGCACCAAGGCCCGATCCACGGGAACACGGCCCAAGGGGGTCTCGAAGTCCTTGGTAAGGAGGGAAAAGGGGCGCTCGAGCTGGTGCCCGGTCCCGAGGAGGATCACCCGGGCCCCTTGGGGAAGCCGGAGACTCCGGTAGGCCTCGGCGTAGGTCCGGGCCGCGGAGGAGAGATCCAGATGGGGGGCCAGAAGGACCCGTGGGGATCTGCGGGAGGGAGAGGCCGCCTCCAGGATCCCGGAAAGAAATTTCTGCAGGGCCTCGGGTTCGGCGGGATAGGAGCGACCGGCACAGGCCGGGGCCCTGGAGGGGGCCTTCCTCCAGGCAGCCTCGACTTCAGCCTTGCGACGCTTAAAGGTCTCCCCGTCCAGAAAACCATGAGCCTCAAGTTTTTGGACCAGGGAAGCCACCTCTTCAAGCATCACCAGACGGCCCAGGGTCCGGGTGGCCACCACCTGGAGATCCCGCAGGCTGTGTCTTCCGTCCATGGAGGCCAGAAGCGGGGCTACCTCCTGGGGCAGGACTAGAAAATTCTCAGTATAGCCCAGGGGGTCGCGCAGGAGAAGGGAAGGCCGACCCCGCCACTCAAAGGGAAAGATGTCGAGCGGCCGCAAAACCGGGGTAAAATCCGGACTCATTCTATCCCTCCGAAATCCTCCGGCCCCAACTCTCGCACCGCAGCCTTCACCTTCTCCAGGGCGTCGTAGTACTCGTCCTCAATAGTCCGCACCCGCACTCCATAGGCCCTCTGGATGGCCTTGCGCACGATCTCTCCCTTAAGAAGGGCGTTGGTCCAGCCGAGCTCCCCGTATTTGGCGTTCACCTCCTGGTTGACCTCAAGGAGCTTCTGGGCCCGGCGTCGGCGTTCCTCGGCGGCCTCGGAAAGGGGCTCCTCCAGAAAGCGGTCGATCTTGGAAAGAAGACTCTCGTAAAAACTGGCCGGAAAGCGGGGCTCAAACTCCTCCAGGACAAAACCAAAGGTAATGAACTGGGGCTCCTTAAAGTAGGTGTAAAGATCGGCCTCGATGGCCTCCGGGCTTTCCCGCAGGAACTCCTGAAAGAGCCGGTAGGCCTGTTTGGACTTCTCCTTGACATTGGGGGGCTTTTCGGTGTTGAACTCCAGGATATGGAGATAAAGATCCTCCGGGGCCACCACGGCCACAATCTCCCAGGCCCCGAGGTCCCGCATGGCCTCCAGCCGATGGCGCCCGTCCACCACGTAATAGCGGCCGTCGTGGGGACAGACCACAATAGGGGTCACGAACCCCAGCTTCTCGATGGCCAGCTCCAGGTGCTTTTTGAGCCCCTCGGAAAGATCGCGCTGAAAGGGGGGAACCTCCACCTCCTCCAGGTCAAAGACCGCCAGAATAAGGGGCATCTTTTTTACCGGATCCTCGAAACGGGCCAGCTCCCGCATCCTCTCACCCCCTCTCAAAGATTTCGATCCAGGATCAATCCCCGGTAGAATTTCTCCGGCTCGGCCAGGAGCCGATACCGCTTAAGGCCCCCTCCTCCCACAAGAGAGAACTCCGGGGGCTCCGCACCCCGCACCTCCGGTCCTCGGCTCTCCCTGGGAGGCCCTTTAAAAGGGATAAACATTCCGCTATTTATGTAAAGAGGGGCGGAAAGGGCCAGATGGAAAATGGTGATAAAGGAAGCCATGGCCGAGATTAAAGTTTTTGGGGTCTCTTACCGATTATAATAAAGAGGTAGTGTGAGATGAAGGTCCCGAGAGCAGAGGCCAGCCTGGTGGCCCGAATTTATAAAATAGGAGAGTGGCCATGAAGGTTAAAGATATCCTTCCTTATCTTCAGGGTCCGGCCAAGGGAGTGGAAAGGCCCGGCCGAGGGGGAAAGGCAGAGGCGGTACGCGTAAGGGGCGAGAGGGCCGAAGGTCCCCCTCGCGAGGATCGGGTGGAGCTCAACGGGCGGGCCGTGGTGGCCGAGGCCCGGGAGAGGATGCGGGAGCTTCCTGAGGTGCGGGAGGAACGGGTGGAGGCCCTGCGGCGCGAGATTGAGGCCGGGACCTACCGGGTGGAGCCCGAACGGGTGGCCCGGGCCATGCTGGCCGACCTTCTCAAGGACATTTATTAAACCTCAGTCCTTGACCTCCTCGCCTAGATTGGCCGGGACCTCCTTGGGGCGATATTCCTCGAGAGGCTTGACCACAAAAAGGAGCTGCCCCTCCACCACGCTTTCGTTCACCTTCACACAGATCTCCTCCACCACGCACTCGAAGGGGGCGTAGATGGGGGTCTCCATCTTCATGGCCTCAAGATTGGCCATCTCCTCTCCCTTGTGGTAGATATCGCCCACTTTAAGTTCCCCGCGCTTGGGGTTGCCCAGGCGCCAGACGTTGCCCTTGATGGGGGAGCCGATCTCGTTGGGGCCCTTGGCCATGCGCACTTCCTTTTTCTTGACCCGGGGAGTGGCCACCTCAAAGACCCGGGTCTTGTTGTTCACCTTGACCACCACGTGCATGATCCCGTCGTGTTCGGCCCCCACGGAGACCAGCTCAATGGTGTAGGGTTTGCCCATAAAGTAGAACTCCACCTTGTCTCCCGGCTTGCGCAGCCCGTAGCGGAAGACCGGGGTGGGAAGCACATAGGAGGCCTCGCCGTACTTTTCGAAGAATTCGAAAAAGGCCAGGGCGTCCTTGGGGTGCATGAGGTAGATGATGAATTCCTCCTCTGTGGGTTCGCGGCCTAGCTCTCGGCGCAACTCCGCCCGGGCGGCCTCAAGGTCCAGCTCCGGCACGGTCTCCAGAGGACTGGCCTCCGTGCGCTCCTTGAGTTTCTCCTGCCACTCCTCTCCGAAGGCGCTGCGATAGACCCATTCGTCCGGCCAGCCTGCCGGAAGACGCCCGTATTTCCCCAGGATGAGGTTCTTGAAGTCCCCGGGCGCGGTCTTGAAGAGTTCCAGAAGCTCCTCCTTTTCCTCCTCGCTCATGGCCTCGAAGTCGCAGTTTTTCTCCTCCACGAAACGCCGCAGGAGGTCCAGGATGTGCCGCACCCCAGCCTCTCCGTGCTCCTTGGAGTAGCGGTTTACGATGCCGGAGCAGGTCACCCAGGTGATCTGGGAGCCCGGGGTCACGTCGAAGTATTTCACGATTCGGTTGTAGTAGCTCATGAGCTCCAGGATATAGGGCATGAGGTGGAGAAAGCCGTTCTTTTCCGCCTGTTCAAAGGAGGAGGGGAAGGCCCCACCGGGCATGCGGTGTTTGACCACCATGTAATCAAAACCCTTGAAGGGGCTTTCGGCCCAGTCGTAGTAGTTGATCCACTCCCGAACCTTCTGGACGGCAAGCTCCGCCAGGCGCACATTGAGGTTCACCTTGAAGCCGGCCTCGGTGAGATAGGCGTAGGCCGAAAGCATGGGGGGCTGGCCGTAAAAGCGGGCCAGGGAGTCCTCCTCCACATCGATGATCTTCACTCCGGCCTCCACCGCGGCCTTGTAAGCCGGAAGGGCCAGACCGTCGGTGGCGTGCCGGTGGTAATGGATGACCAGTTCCGGATACTTGTCCTTGATGGCCGAGACCAGACTGCGGATACGCTCCGGGCTCCCCACCCCGGCCATGTCCTTGATGCAAAGGATGATCTCCTCGGTCCCCCCGCACAGGGCCACGATCTCGTCCACCACCCGAAGGTAGTAAGCGTTATCCGCCCAGTCCGCATCGGTGAAAGAGATGGCCGGCTCAAAGAGCCTCTCCCGCTCCATGACCACCTCGGCCACGGTGCGCATGTTCCGGATATCGTTGAGGAAGGAAAAGCAGCGCCAGAGGTCGATGTCCACCCGGGAGACCACATACTCGATCACGTTCCGGGGATAAGGCCGGTAGCCCCAGAGGTTGGTCTCCCGAATAAGGGTCTGGAGCATGACGTTGGGCATGAGGCGCCGGTAGGTGCGCAGTTCCTCAAAGGGGCTCTCGCGGCGGTTCAGAATACCCACGTGCCAGCGGGCCCCTCCGTGACACTCCACGCTGAAAAGCCCCATCTCGTTGTAGAGGGGACAGAGGGTCTTGAGGTCGATAAGGCGGTGTCGGTTCTTGTAATCGGATTGCCCGGCATCCCGCAGGGAGGTGGAGGTGAAAAAGACCCGATCAGATTCCCGGAGGGTCTTTACGATCTCTGCCGGTTTCATCCCCGGCTTAAGGCGCACCAGTTCCATAACGACCTCCTTTACTTTGAACTGTATCCCGTGATAGATATGTGGGAGAGGATCGGCGATTACCTCTTAAAGGTAAGTCTAGTTCTGTTGGCCACTTTAGTGCTTCCTCTGCTGGTTCAACCGCATACCTCCATCTTGATCTTTCTTTTGGGGGTCTTTTGTTATACCCTGACCGTAATAGCGGGATTTTTGGCCCTGAAACGGAGGCTAAGAGATACGGTGTAAGGGGGAAGAGATGGAAAATATGATTTGGGTCTATATCGCGGCCCTTTTGGGAACGGCCATCGCCTTCTTCTTTGGGATCAAGTATGACCGGGAGAGAAAAAAGGCCCGAACCGGGGCGCGCCACGCCTGACCTCCTTTACATCCAGCTCTGGGGCCCGAGGGCCGAGATCTCGGCCACATAGCGGGCGATCTTGAGGACCTCCTCGTCCGGGTCAAACTCCTTGAAGGCCGAAACCAGTTCCTCCAGGTGCTCCTCAATGAAGCGGGTGGAAAACTCTCCGGCCCGGAATTTGGGGTGCCGGATGATGCTGATGAGAAGAGGGGCGATAGTCTTCACTCCCTCCACCCGCAGACCCCGGGAAAGGGCCCGGTCCATGACCCGGATGGCCTGATCGCGATCGGCCCCGGCACTCATGATGAGCATAAACATGGAATCGTAGTAAGGAGGAATCTCCGCCCCCTCATAGACCCCGGTGGAGATGCGGATGTTGGGCCCGTCCGGGATTTGAAGCCGGGTGATGGTCCCGAAGGAGGGGGTAAAGGTGCGCGGGTCTTCGGCGGTGAGCCGGCACTCTATGGCCCAGCGGTTGCTCTGGATATCGCGCTGATGAAAGGGGAGGGGTTTGCCCTCGGCAATCTGGATCATGAGGTCCACGATGTCCAGTCCGGTGGCCAGTTCGGTGACCCCATGTTCCACCTGAAGACGGGTATTGACCTCCAGGAAATAGAACTTCCGGGTTTCGGAGTCCAGCAGGAACTCCACTGTGCCCGCGGAATCGTAGCCGATCTCCCGCATGAGCCGCACCGCGGTGAAACAGATCTCCTGGCGCAGATCATCGTCCAGAGAAGGGGCCGGAGTCTCCTCGATGATCTTCTGGTTGCGGCGCTGGATGGTGCACTCGCGCTCAAAAAGGTGCACCACGTGGCCGTGCCGGTCGGCCACAACCTGGACCTCCACATGTCGGCCGCGCTGGATATATTTTTCGGCAATGAGGCTGGAGTCCCCAAAGGCCTTGTAGGCCTCAGACTGGGCGTGGGAGAACTTCTGGGGCAGCTCCTCGGCGCTTTCCACCTTGACCATACCCTTTCCGCCCCCGCCCAGGGCCGCCTTGAGCATGATGGGAAACTCCACCCTTTCACGCTCCATCCACTCCAGAACCGCCTCGGGGCTCTGCGGATCTTCTATCCCCGGAATGGTGGGCAAATTGGCTCGCTTGGCCAGCTCCTTGGCGGCCTTCTTGTCTCCCATGAGGGAGATGATCCGGGGACTCGGGCCGATCCAGGTAAGACCGGCGTCGATCACCCGCTGGGCGAACTCCGCATTTTCCGCAAGAAACCCCCAGCCGGGATGGATAGCATCGGCCCCGGTCTGGAGGGCGGCCTCGATGATGCGGTCCATGTTGAGATAGGACTTAAGCGGCGGCCCCTCCCCGATGTGCACGGCCTCATCGGCCATAAAGACATGGAGACTCAGCCGGTCCGGGGTGCTGTAAACCGCCACCGTAGGGATCTTAAGATCCCGGCAGGTCTGCATGATACGCACCGCCGGCACTCCACGGTTGGCCACGAGGATCTTGCGGATCTTTCCGGACATAGGACGACCCCTGGGAAAGATTTGAGGTCCCTTACCACATTTCCAGAGGATCCTCAAGACCTTCTTGCGTCTCCCTTAAGCTCGCCTATCATTTAGGTATGCGCCCCGAAACCTTGGCCTACCTCGGCTTTCTCCTTCAGGTCTTCGTAGGCTTCGTGGCCATTATGAATCCTATCGGAAATACCCCCATTTATCTTTCGCTGGTGGAGGACTTTTCCGAGGCCGAGAGACTGCGCGTAGCCCGTACCGCGGTCCTCTGGGCCTTTTTCATCGTGACCGTCTTCACCCTCGGGGGGAACCTCATCTTTCGCCTCTTCGGCATTACCCTCCCGGCCTTCCGAATCGCCGGGGGTATCCTCCTTTTCATGATCGCCTATCACCTGGTGCGGGCCCGTCGTTCCCACCAGCACCACCCTACGGAGGAAGAGGAAGAAGAGTCCCCGGAAGACATTGCGGTGACCCCCTTGGCCACTCCCATTCTCGCCGGCCCCGGGACCATCACTACCGCCCTATCCCTGGTGGGCCGTAAGACCGACCCGGTAAAGATCCTCACGGTGATCGGAGTCTTTGGCCTGGTCTGTCTCCTTACCTACCTCTGCTTTGTTTACGGAGAGGCCCTCACCAAGCGCCTACGGCCCTACTGGGTAGGGGTCATGACCCGGCTCATGGGTCTGATCCTGGCGGTAATCGCCGTCCAGATGGTTCTTGAGGGGTTGAGCGAGGTCCTTCCGCAGATGTTTATCAAATAAAAAGGGGGCCGTGCGGCCCCCTCCCATCTAATATTCCCAGACTCCGCGGAGGCTGAAGACCCAGAAGCCGTCGTCCTCAAGCCCCGCCGGATTCCAGGTGTACTGAAAGTCCGGGGTGAGGGCCAGGTGATCGCTGGCCTGAAACCGATAATAAACCTCCAGATGCCATTCGTCCCGGGCCTCGTGTCGGTGCATGTGAGGATCCAGGACCAAACGCCGGGCATACACCCCCTGGCCCTCCCAGTAGTCCTCGTAAGCGTCACTTATCCCGAACCAGGCCAGGCCCAAACCCAGCCGGTCCTCCCCCCGGCCCCACCGGGCCCCGGAGATCGAAACCCCCAGACTCGCACTCTGCTCAAAACCGTAAGAAAAATCCAGATCCTCAAGCCCCGTGTTCCAGTAACCCACCAGCTCGTCCCCCCGCCAGCCGTAACGGAAAAAGATCCCCATCCCTTCGGCCACCTCCTGGTCAAAAGAAACCCCAAAACCCCAGGCCGGCTCGTCATTTTCCGGCTCGATCCCTTTGGCAAAATAATCCTCAAGATCGTCCCACTCCAGGTGCTTTTCCCCCTGATACCACAGGTAAAAGCGGTAGTTTCCCGGCCGGCCCCAGAGCCGGGGACTTACCGCAAGCTGGGCCACCAGGAAGGGATAGTCAAAAAGGTTGTCCCAATCCGAATTCGCGTCCTCGTAGCCCAGCGTAAAACTCCACCTCTCGGCCTCCAGGGCCGCCACCACCCCGAAGCTGTAAGAGGCCCACTCCACAGCAGCGTTATTTACGAAAACCGGGCTCATAAACTGCCCAAGCTCGTCGTTGGCATACTCGTTCTGGTCCACCTCGGTAGTCACGTCTATCTTCCCGGCCCGAAGACGTAGCTTTCCCCAAGAAAGCCGCCAGTCCCTTTCATACCAGGCCTCACTCACCCGCACGTCCCCGTCCTCGGTCTCCACCGGGACCATAGAAAGCCCCTCGTCCACGATCCCCGAAAAGCTCGGCACCTCGGCCTCGGGGTTCTTGCCGGAGCCCATCTCCAAGAGCACATAGGCCCGATCCCGGGGAGAAAACTCCGCGGAGAAGGAAAGATCCACCGAGGCCGCCCCGTAGGCCTTGTCTTCGTCGGTCAGGACCAGATCCGAGGCCCCGGCGGGCTCCCGGCCCCCGTGGGCATGAAGGTTGGCCAGCTCCTTGTCCGCTCCCACCAGACCCTGAACCAGACCCGCGGCCGAAAGCCCCACCTCCACCCTTTCATACCAGGGCCGCTTTTCGGAAGGAACTTCGACCCGAGCCTCCTTTGCAGAACGTTTTTCGTAGTCCGCCAGGCGCCGTTCAAGCTCTTCCACTCGCTGGGCCAGCCTCCGGTTCTCCTCCATCACCTGCCGAAGCATGCGCTTCAGCTCCTCCACCTCCGGATCCGCCGCCCAGGAGGCCCCCCAGGCCCCAAAAAAGAGAAACCCTATCAAACAGCAGAAGAGCAGCCTTCTCATCCTCGCCCTCCCCAAACTGGATTTTATGCTATTTTTATAAAATTAGTGCTATTCAGTCAAGGACTTTCCCCCCACCAGAAGAAGGGTGAAATAAGGGGGTCTGGAGTGGGAAAGGTCCCGAGGATCTTGGTAAACTTTTTCCTCCGGGAGGCCGCAGAGGGAAACCGCCCGGGTCTCGCTAAGGCGGCCTTCCTCCTCAAGAAGACGAAGGATCTCCGGAGTCCGACGATAGACCTTATAGAGGGCGAGCGAGGAGGTCTCCCGGAGCAGCTTGCGGAGTACCCCTTCCGCGGCCAGGGCACTGGCAATAAGGAAGGCCCCCTCCCCTTCGGCCAGGATCACCCCCAGACGGGCGGCGGCGGCCTGGGCCGCGGTTATCCCCGGAACCATCTCGATCTCCACCTCCGGGACCCTCTCCCGCACCGCTCGGGCCAGGTGTCCAAAGGTGGAAAAGAGGGCCGGATCCCCCAAAGTGAGAAAGACCGCCGAACCTTTTTCCCGCAGGACTTCCGCCACCCGGCGGGCGTTTTTCTCCCAGGCCTCCTCCAGCCGGGCCCGCTCCCGGGTCATGGGAAAGGAAAGCCTTTCCACCGGGACCCCGGCCGGAAGATATCCTTCCACCACCCGCAGGGCCAGAGAGTAATCGTTCTTACTGGAGGAGGCCACGAAGATATGGACCGCCTCTTGCAACACCCTCAAGGCTTTGAGGGTAAGAAGCTCCGGATCCCCGGGGCCCACTCCCACTCCGTAAAGACGCAAGGCCCCCTCCTCAGTAATTTTTCAGGATCTCCAGCGCGCGCCGGATCTGCTTTACAAAAAAGTCTGCGGTCTCCGGATAGAGCCCCAGCCCTCGATAATAGACCCTGCCGTTTATCCGGGCCGTCACACAGTCCACCTCTTTTCCCGCCTCCTCAAGTATCTCCCGCCAGCTCTTCTCCTCCCCCTGGTCCTTTCCCATGATGTCGTGCATGATATGGTCTCCGGCCACAAGCATAAAGGGAATAAAACGCACCCGCTTTCCGGGATACCTCTTGGCCTCCTCCAGCACCTCCTCCCCTCCGGGGATACCCTCCACCGTGCCCAAAAGGACATTGGAGTAGCGGTGGCGCACCAGCCAGTCGAGACCCAGATAGGTTAGATTAGCCCCCTGAGCGGTCACGTCTGTCCCATGGGCCACCAGGATGTTCAGACCTTCTTCAGGAGGGAGGAATTCCTTTTCCACCACCGCAAGGACCTCCCGCACGTATTCCCAGCGGAAAAGAAGGGGCTCTCCCACCACGATGCGGAGATCGGGAAACCTTCGGGCCACCTCCACCACAGCCTCGTACTCCAGGCCGGGAAAGACGTGTAGGGGCTGCACCACTACCTTCCGGTAGCCCGCGGCGTAAAGCTGGGCCAGGACCTCGTGCAGGCTGTAAAGCCTTTGAGGGAGGCCCTTGCGGGCGTAAATCCGGTTCATTTTTTCCCGAATGATACTCGAGGTGAAGGCCCAGCGGATCTCGTAGCCCGGGAAGGCCTCCCGCACCTTCTGCTCGAGATAATCGAAGGTCACCCGGGCCCGGGTGGAGGTCCCAAAGGCACAAAGCACCAGGGCCGGCCTCTCCTTAAGGGGTGGATGTTTCAGGGGGAGATAGGAGAGGGCCCCCGCCCGGGCCATACCCGAAAAACCCAACAGAAAGAACCCTACCCATAAGGCCCAACTTCTACGCATAAACTCACCCCCTTGGGAAATTTTTCGGGGGCTAGCGAGGCGGGACCGCAAAGCCTTGCGGTCGGGTCGGAGTCCTCGCCGCACCCCACCGCCTTTTCGGCCCCGGGCCGGTCTCCCGGCTTCCGGATCGTCCTACTCGCCGCGCCTTCCCAGGCGGCCTGCGGGCCCTCCCGCAGGCCCACCCAGTGGCCTGTCGCCTGAAAGGCGGTGCGCCCTTCAGGCCCACCCGAGGAACCCTCGGACTTACCCTCGAGCCCTCGGGCGGGGGACCGGCTCCAGAGGTCCCCAGCGGCTTTCGTCCCCGGTCACGGTTGCGGGCCAGCGCCGGATTCTCACCGGCTTCCCGTTTCACCCCGCCGCCGGCGGGGCACCCAGGGCCGTTAATTTCATAGCACGAATTTTAGTTTCGTGTCAAGAAAACACCCGGATCACTTACCCAAGGCCTTTTCCTTTTCGGCCACCAGGAGCCGGGTGCGGACCACGGTGTCCGGAGTAAGGCTCATGGAGTCGATCCCACACTCTACCAGGAACTCGGCGAAGTCTGGAAAGTCGCTCGGGGCCTGGCCACAGATCCCGATCTTCCGCCCCCGGGCCTTGGCCGTCTGAATCACCTGGCGTACCAGGCGCTTGACCGCCTCGTTGCGCTCGTCATAGAGATGGGCCACCAGTTCCGAGTCCCGATCCAGCCCTAGGGTGAGCTGGGTGAGGTCGTTGGAGCCAATGGAAAAACCGTCAAAGATGTCCGCAAATTGGTCCGCCAGGACCACGTTGCTGGGGATCTCACACATCACATAGATTTCCAGTCCATTTTCTCCCTGCTTAAGACCATACTTTTCCATGACTCCGATGACCTTCTGGCCCTCCTCCGGGGTGCGGCAGAAGGGAATCATGATCTTCACGTTGGTAAGCCCCATCTCGTCCCGCACCCGCTTGAGGGCCTTGCACTCCAGGCCGAAGGCCGGCTCAAATTTGGGATCATAGTAACGGGAGGCCCCGCGCCAGCCGATCATGGGATTGTGCTCCACCGGCTCGTAGAGCCACCCTCCCAGGAGATTGGCGTACTCGTTGCTCTTGAAGTCCGA
This portion of the Thermosulfurimonas marina genome encodes:
- the cobI gene encoding precorrin-2 C(20)-methyltransferase — translated: MRLYGVGVGPGDPELLTLKALRVLQEAVHIFVASSSKNDYSLALRVVEGYLPAGVPVERLSFPMTRERARLEEAWEKNARRVAEVLREKGSAVFLTLGDPALFSTFGHLARAVRERVPEVEIEMVPGITAAQAAAARLGVILAEGEGAFLIASALAAEGVLRKLLRETSSLALYKVYRRTPEILRLLEEEGRLSETRAVSLCGLPEEKVYQDPRDLSHSRPPYFTLLLVGGKSLTE
- a CDS encoding sirohydrochlorin cobaltochelatase, producing the protein MRRSWALWVGFFLLGFSGMARAGALSYLPLKHPPLKERPALVLCAFGTSTRARVTFDYLEQKVREAFPGYEIRWAFTSSIIREKMNRIYARKGLPQRLYSLHEVLAQLYAAGYRKVVVQPLHVFPGLEYEAVVEVARRFPDLRIVVGEPLLFRWEYVREVLAVVEKEFLPPEEGLNILVAHGTDVTAQGANLTYLGLDWLVRHRYSNVLLGTVEGIPGGEEVLEEAKRYPGKRVRFIPFMLVAGDHIMHDIMGKDQGEEKSWREILEEAGKEVDCVTARINGRVYYRGLGLYPETADFFVKQIRRALEILKNY